A portion of the Granulosicoccus antarcticus IMCC3135 genome contains these proteins:
- a CDS encoding ABC transporter substrate-binding protein, whose amino-acid sequence MFNTLKKSAAALAIASLISAPAMAGDLSIIFDDLNPAPKAGFEAAVEKFKAANPDINVTVSINDREAHKTAIRNFLSAEAPDITTWYPGNRMAPFVNAGQFEDVSDVWEAEGFSDSLASTKSAMTIDDKQWGVPYTYYQWGIYYRPDVFEAQGVEVPKNWEELLAASAKLKEAGITPITIGTKDLWPIAGVFDYLNLRTNGYDVHNDLTAGKIKYSDPRIVAVFEKWRELVEPGYFLENHATMSWQDAMAPFIKGEAAMYVMGNFAVESMRDGGLTDEQIGFMPFPEITPGIARAEEAPTDAFFIPAKAKNKVDARKFLAFIAQPDIQTEWNKTIGQLPINKNSEVSDDKFLQAGFETLSTANGLAQFYDRDAPAEMAKAGMEGFQEFMIKPERLEKILQRLDKVQARVYK is encoded by the coding sequence ATGTTCAATACACTGAAAAAATCTGCTGCTGCACTGGCTATCGCCAGTCTGATCAGCGCACCGGCCATGGCTGGTGATCTGAGCATCATCTTTGATGATCTCAACCCTGCTCCCAAGGCCGGCTTTGAAGCCGCGGTAGAGAAGTTCAAGGCTGCCAATCCGGATATCAACGTCACAGTCAGCATCAATGATCGTGAAGCTCACAAGACGGCGATTCGCAACTTCCTGAGTGCCGAAGCGCCGGATATCACTACCTGGTACCCGGGTAATCGCATGGCACCCTTTGTCAATGCAGGTCAATTCGAAGATGTATCGGATGTCTGGGAAGCGGAAGGTTTCAGCGACAGCCTGGCCTCCACAAAGTCTGCCATGACCATTGATGACAAGCAGTGGGGCGTGCCTTACACCTATTATCAATGGGGCATCTATTATCGCCCCGACGTCTTCGAAGCCCAAGGCGTTGAAGTACCAAAGAACTGGGAAGAACTGCTGGCAGCTTCTGCCAAGCTCAAGGAAGCAGGCATTACGCCCATCACTATCGGTACCAAGGATCTATGGCCTATCGCTGGCGTATTCGACTATCTGAACCTGCGTACCAACGGCTATGACGTGCATAACGATCTGACGGCCGGCAAGATCAAGTACTCCGATCCGCGCATCGTCGCCGTTTTCGAAAAGTGGAGAGAACTGGTCGAGCCGGGTTACTTCCTGGAGAACCATGCCACCATGAGTTGGCAGGATGCGATGGCACCTTTCATCAAGGGTGAAGCTGCCATGTATGTCATGGGTAACTTTGCGGTCGAGTCCATGCGCGACGGTGGCCTGACTGATGAGCAAATTGGCTTTATGCCATTCCCTGAAATCACCCCGGGAATCGCACGCGCCGAAGAAGCACCGACTGACGCCTTCTTCATTCCTGCCAAAGCCAAGAACAAGGTTGACGCACGCAAGTTTCTGGCCTTCATTGCTCAACCTGACATCCAGACAGAATGGAACAAGACCATCGGTCAATTGCCCATCAACAAGAACTCTGAAGTGAGCGATGACAAGTTCCTGCAAGCAGGCTTTGAGACACTCAGCACCGCCAACGGCCTGGCTCAGTTCTATGACCGTGATGCACCTGCAGAAATGGCCAAGGCTGGCATGGAAGGCTTTCAGGAATTCATGATCAAACCTGAGCGCCTGGAGAAAATCCTCCAGCGTCTGGACAAGGTTCAGGCACGTGTCTACAAATAG
- a CDS encoding carbohydrate ABC transporter permease: protein MASDSGNAATLTAQPPSRSWLYRNRIKLAPWMFLAPGLIFFFIYVIAPIFQSIWISFYDWDGLGPKQWVGMANYVELMDDDRFFTSLINNIWWLVLYMLAVPAGLGIALFLNQTVTGIRLYKSLFFFPFVISQVVVGLIFTWFYNPDFGIVGIVWNFFGATPPAILADEDLVTFGIIFAGLWPQIAYCMILYLTGLNNVSPDQVEAGRLDNASGWKMLWFIILPQLKPATFIAIVVTVIGALRSFDLIAVMTGGGPYGSSNVLAYYMFETALSEYGFRYGYGSAIATVLFLIMLVYISFFLWRMYQDEKG from the coding sequence ATGGCAAGCGATAGCGGTAATGCCGCCACACTCACTGCACAGCCACCGTCGCGCAGTTGGCTATACAGAAATCGTATAAAACTGGCACCGTGGATGTTTCTGGCACCGGGCCTTATCTTCTTTTTCATCTACGTCATCGCACCGATCTTCCAGTCGATCTGGATCTCGTTCTATGACTGGGATGGTCTGGGACCAAAACAGTGGGTCGGCATGGCTAACTATGTCGAACTGATGGATGATGATCGCTTCTTCACCTCTCTGATCAACAACATCTGGTGGCTCGTGCTCTATATGCTGGCAGTGCCGGCAGGGCTGGGTATTGCCTTGTTTCTCAACCAGACAGTCACGGGCATTCGACTGTACAAGTCCCTGTTCTTCTTTCCCTTCGTGATCAGTCAGGTGGTGGTCGGCCTGATATTCACCTGGTTCTACAACCCCGATTTTGGCATCGTCGGTATCGTCTGGAATTTCTTCGGCGCCACCCCACCCGCCATACTCGCCGATGAAGACCTGGTGACGTTCGGCATCATTTTCGCCGGCCTCTGGCCGCAGATCGCCTATTGCATGATCTTGTATCTCACCGGTCTCAACAACGTATCACCCGATCAGGTCGAGGCAGGTCGTCTTGACAATGCCAGTGGCTGGAAAATGCTGTGGTTCATTATTCTGCCGCAACTCAAGCCTGCCACCTTCATTGCCATCGTCGTCACCGTCATCGGTGCTCTGCGCTCATTCGATCTTATCGCCGTCATGACCGGCGGTGGGCCCTACGGCTCATCCAATGTGCTGGCCTACTATATGTTCGAAACCGCGCTCTCCGAATATGGCTTCCGTTACGGCTATGGCTCGGCAATCGCCACCGTACTGTTTCTCATCATGCTGGTGTACATCAGCTTTTTCCTGTGGCGTATGTATCAGGACGAAAAGGGATAA
- a CDS encoding carbohydrate ABC transporter permease → MFPKPIEKSSAAVRTGYQLILPVALFLWLLPLLAIFLTSIRPAADINAGNIFGMPSDFLLVENYLAVFQQSKAGEYLWNSVRITIPTVIIAVALSCLTGYALSVYRFRWAVPLFFVFVAGNFVPFQILMVPVRDLSVSTGLYDTVTGLVLFHSAFQLGFCTLFMRNFIKALPFELIESARIDGVGEFKIFWYLVLPLVKPAIAALSVLIFTFIWNDFFWATVLIQGDHALPITAGVRALNGQFVSQWQLVSAASLLAAVPPVLMFFAMQKHFIAGLTLGATKG, encoded by the coding sequence ATGTTTCCAAAACCTATTGAGAAATCCAGCGCAGCCGTCCGTACCGGTTACCAGCTGATTCTGCCCGTTGCCCTGTTCCTCTGGCTACTGCCACTGCTTGCCATCTTTCTCACCTCGATTCGACCGGCAGCGGACATCAATGCCGGCAATATCTTCGGCATGCCATCAGACTTCCTGCTGGTTGAGAATTATCTGGCGGTCTTCCAGCAATCCAAGGCTGGCGAATACCTCTGGAATTCAGTGCGCATCACGATTCCCACCGTCATCATTGCGGTTGCCCTGTCCTGCCTGACCGGCTATGCCTTATCGGTATACCGCTTCAGATGGGCTGTCCCCTTGTTTTTCGTCTTCGTCGCCGGCAACTTTGTACCCTTTCAGATTCTGATGGTGCCGGTTCGTGACCTGTCCGTCTCCACCGGTCTGTATGACACGGTTACCGGCCTGGTATTGTTTCACTCAGCCTTCCAGCTGGGCTTCTGTACGCTGTTCATGAGGAACTTCATCAAAGCGTTGCCATTCGAACTGATCGAATCGGCACGTATTGATGGTGTCGGTGAATTCAAGATCTTCTGGTACTTGGTACTGCCACTGGTCAAGCCGGCCATTGCCGCCTTGTCGGTACTGATCTTCACCTTTATCTGGAATGACTTCTTCTGGGCCACCGTTCTCATTCAGGGCGATCATGCACTGCCGATAACAGCCGGTGTACGTGCTCTGAATGGACAATTTGTCAGCCAGTGGCAGCTCGTCTCGGCCGCCTCACTGTTGGCAGCGGTGCCACCAGTACTTATGTTCTTCGCCATGCAGAAGCATTTTATCGCAGGATTGACGCTCGGAGCCACCAAAGGTTAG
- a CDS encoding 3-deoxy-7-phosphoheptulonate synthase, with product MNNATSDVRIDSIVAMQSPAELFVELPLHIDHAGIITQTRRDIADIIHGRNSRQLVVIGPCSIHDPVAALEYAHKLQVLREQYSDSLEIVMRVYFEKPRTTIGWKGLINDPHMDNSFQIDEGLFMARKLLLDLAQMHMPAGCEFLDAVTGQYYADTVSWGAIGARTTESQVHREIASGLSCPVGFKNATSGDVGIAIDAIQAASHPHAFLSPTEEGRIALFKTKGNEDAHLILRGGPTPNYDSQSLRDAYDRQVAQGFNQRIMIDCSHANSQKDHKRQIEVVTDVAARLSSEASMIAGVMIESHLVEGKQSIGSPESLNYGQSITDACLGWEDTERTLEILAEASSRLQH from the coding sequence ATGAACAACGCCACATCCGACGTTCGGATCGACTCGATCGTTGCCATGCAAAGCCCGGCAGAACTGTTCGTCGAACTGCCGCTGCATATCGATCATGCCGGCATCATCACGCAAACCCGACGCGATATCGCAGACATCATTCATGGTCGCAACTCGCGCCAATTGGTAGTCATCGGCCCCTGCTCCATTCACGATCCGGTAGCAGCACTGGAATACGCCCACAAACTACAGGTGCTCAGAGAGCAATATAGCGATTCTCTGGAAATCGTGATGCGCGTCTATTTCGAAAAACCTCGCACCACCATTGGCTGGAAAGGTCTGATCAACGATCCGCATATGGACAACAGCTTCCAGATTGATGAAGGCCTGTTCATGGCACGCAAACTATTGCTGGACCTTGCACAGATGCACATGCCTGCCGGTTGTGAGTTTCTCGATGCGGTTACCGGTCAGTACTATGCAGACACGGTCAGCTGGGGAGCCATCGGTGCACGCACCACTGAAAGTCAGGTGCATCGCGAAATCGCCTCCGGATTGTCATGCCCGGTCGGATTCAAGAACGCCACCAGCGGCGATGTCGGCATTGCCATTGACGCCATTCAGGCAGCTAGCCACCCACACGCTTTTCTGAGCCCTACCGAAGAGGGTCGTATAGCGCTGTTCAAGACCAAAGGCAACGAAGACGCCCACCTTATATTGCGCGGTGGTCCGACCCCCAATTACGACAGCCAGAGCCTTCGGGATGCCTACGACAGGCAGGTAGCACAAGGGTTTAACCAGCGCATCATGATCGATTGCAGTCACGCCAATAGCCAGAAGGATCACAAGCGCCAGATTGAGGTTGTTACTGATGTCGCTGCACGTCTGTCCTCCGAGGCCAGCATGATTGCGGGCGTGATGATCGAAAGCCACCTGGTGGAAGGCAAGCAGTCCATCGGCTCGCCCGAGTCCCTGAACTACGGACAGAGCATTACCGATGCCTGCCTGGGCTGGGAAGACACCGAACGAACACTGGAAATACTGGCAGAGGCATCCAGTCGCCTACAGCATTAA
- a CDS encoding DMT family transporter, protein MSDRTRGDLLILLAAFIWGVAFYYQKIAMLQMGPLLFLGIRGAVAALALLPFAFVEQRRICHRRVHDGVPDAVAGAGFFQRSIVPFGLLAGVIFFLAGSTQQTGLVTASITNTGFLTALYVVVTPFLFWIVRRQRPGRVTWISVGLAFLGVWGLSGGALASFSRGDILVACSSVFWACLIIVSGQSSRHAQPLSYTCVQFVVVAVLGLLAASILEVIEYQAIRAALVPILYVGVLSSAFTFGLMAIAMQSVPAPRASIILSMETVFAALAGYLFLGERLPGVAWLGAGLILLAVFMVQRSRD, encoded by the coding sequence ATGAGCGATAGAACCCGCGGTGATCTGTTGATCCTGCTGGCAGCCTTCATCTGGGGTGTCGCATTCTATTATCAGAAAATCGCCATGTTGCAGATGGGACCTTTGCTGTTTTTAGGCATACGGGGTGCGGTGGCAGCCTTGGCTCTGCTGCCATTTGCGTTTGTTGAGCAACGTCGGATATGTCATCGCAGAGTTCATGATGGGGTTCCTGATGCTGTCGCTGGCGCGGGCTTTTTCCAGCGCAGTATCGTCCCGTTTGGTTTGCTGGCAGGTGTGATCTTCTTTCTGGCAGGCTCTACCCAGCAGACGGGATTGGTGACTGCCAGCATTACCAACACCGGATTCCTGACCGCTCTGTATGTGGTGGTTACCCCGTTTCTTTTCTGGATTGTGCGACGTCAGCGTCCGGGCAGGGTTACCTGGATATCAGTTGGCCTGGCGTTTCTGGGCGTCTGGGGTTTGAGTGGCGGGGCGCTTGCCTCGTTCAGCCGCGGCGATATTCTGGTCGCCTGCTCGTCAGTATTCTGGGCTTGCCTGATTATCGTATCCGGACAATCGTCCAGACATGCTCAGCCGCTGAGCTATACCTGCGTCCAGTTTGTTGTGGTTGCTGTACTGGGGCTGCTGGCAGCCAGTATTCTTGAGGTTATCGAATACCAGGCCATCCGGGCTGCGCTTGTGCCCATCCTGTATGTGGGTGTGCTTTCCAGCGCATTCACCTTTGGCTTGATGGCGATTGCCATGCAAAGTGTGCCTGCACCCCGAGCCTCCATCATTCTGTCGATGGAAACCGTTTTTGCAGCCCTGGCAGGTTATCTGTTTCTGGGGGAGAGACTGCCGGGTGTGGCATGGCTGGGTGCCGGCCTGATTCTGTTGGCCGTCTTCATGGTGCAGCGCAGTCGTGATTGA
- a CDS encoding YHS domain-containing (seleno)protein: MISNVARYSRPVAQLLLVFSVLMSTLVAAAEPVSKSRFGGVAIDGHDTVAYQQLQREPQAAAVEGAKRYTVEYKGAKWRFESQESSELFKADPGKYSPAYNGFCANALSLGEGLVKTDGTHWEIFEDKLYLFYAGQGRDRWNDGNWATYKVDADAAWQKLSD; this comes from the coding sequence ATGATTTCGAATGTTGCTCGATACAGCCGTCCAGTAGCGCAACTTTTGCTGGTTTTTTCAGTACTGATGTCAACGCTGGTAGCGGCGGCCGAACCGGTTTCAAAATCTCGCTTTGGTGGTGTCGCTATCGATGGGCATGACACGGTGGCGTACCAGCAGTTGCAACGAGAGCCTCAGGCTGCAGCGGTTGAAGGGGCTAAACGCTACACGGTAGAATACAAGGGCGCTAAATGGCGTTTTGAATCTCAGGAAAGCAGTGAGCTGTTCAAGGCTGATCCTGGCAAGTATTCTCCCGCCTACAATGGTTTTTGTGCCAATGCCTTGAGTCTGGGTGAAGGTCTGGTAAAGACCGATGGCACGCATTGGGAGATTTTCGAAGACAAGCTGTATCTGTTCTATGCAGGTCAGGGGCGTGATCGATGGAACGATGGTAACTGGGCGACTTACAAGGTGGATGCGGATGCCGCCTGGCAGAAGCTGTCTGACTGA
- a CDS encoding molybdopterin oxidoreductase family protein: MTTRMRSVCPHDCPSVCALDVEVVSQSTIGRIYGAKDHSYTQGVICAKVSRYAERVHHPDRLMKPLRRKGSKSSSAGFEAISWDDALDTICERFERIRKNSGAEAIWPFHYAGTMGLVQRDGLDRFRHAYGTSRQHSTYCVSVADAGFKAGAGVKSGSDARLMHQSDLIVVWGGNPVSTQVNVMHHVSQAKRLNGAKFVVVDPYRTKTADKADLHLMLKPGTDGALACAVMHVLFEEGLADQAYMAAYTAKADDLRQHLATRTPAWAAEITGLPVEQIVEFARLYGRTKKSFLRIGYGFSRSRNGAVNLHAVTCLPAVSGAWQYEGGGALYGNSSIYKLDRTKIQGLDIVPDTRAIDQSRIGRVLTGNAADLQGGPAIEALFIQNTNPAVVAPETRLVLQGLARDDLFSVVHEQFMTETAEYADIVLPATMFLEHDDIYTASGHTHLQIGQKLIDAPGECRSNHALMQALAERLGLSHAGFQLSERELINDMLLSSGLPDFDAVLASGGLDCAHASFRDANFLNGFGTPDKRFHFSPDWSSVGNNTEGMPAFPDHWAVIDSATEACPLRLVAAPARQFLNSSFTETPSSRRMEKKPLARLHPDDMACYGIEDGALVTLGNDQGEVSLEAMAFDGVQPGTVVVESLWPNRYFAGGLGINTLVSSEPAQPDGGAVFHDTAVWARPGS, encoded by the coding sequence ATGACTACCCGTATGCGCAGTGTCTGCCCACATGACTGTCCCAGTGTCTGTGCGCTGGATGTGGAAGTGGTATCCCAGAGCACCATCGGTCGTATCTATGGTGCCAAGGATCACAGCTACACACAGGGTGTGATCTGCGCAAAAGTGTCTCGCTATGCCGAACGCGTGCATCATCCGGATCGATTGATGAAGCCACTGCGACGCAAAGGGAGCAAGTCCTCTTCGGCAGGCTTTGAGGCTATCAGTTGGGATGATGCGCTGGACACCATTTGCGAACGCTTTGAGCGTATCCGCAAGAACAGCGGTGCTGAAGCCATCTGGCCATTTCACTACGCCGGTACCATGGGACTGGTGCAGCGCGACGGACTGGACCGGTTTCGACATGCCTATGGCACCTCACGGCAGCATTCAACTTATTGTGTGTCTGTTGCGGATGCCGGATTCAAGGCCGGAGCCGGGGTCAAGAGTGGTAGTGATGCACGCCTGATGCATCAGAGCGATCTGATCGTGGTCTGGGGCGGTAATCCTGTGAGCACACAGGTCAACGTGATGCACCATGTCTCGCAGGCGAAACGGCTCAATGGCGCCAAATTCGTGGTTGTTGACCCTTATCGCACGAAAACGGCAGACAAGGCTGACCTGCACCTGATGCTGAAGCCTGGTACTGACGGGGCTCTGGCCTGCGCAGTCATGCATGTCCTGTTCGAAGAAGGGCTGGCCGATCAGGCCTATATGGCGGCCTACACCGCAAAAGCTGATGATCTGCGGCAGCATCTTGCGACTCGCACACCGGCCTGGGCTGCTGAAATTACCGGTTTGCCGGTTGAACAGATCGTCGAATTTGCCCGACTCTACGGTCGCACGAAAAAATCCTTCCTGCGTATCGGCTACGGTTTTTCCCGCTCACGCAATGGCGCGGTCAATCTGCACGCCGTCACTTGCCTGCCGGCGGTGAGCGGTGCCTGGCAGTATGAAGGGGGTGGGGCCTTGTATGGTAATTCGAGTATCTACAAGCTGGACAGAACAAAAATCCAGGGCCTGGATATTGTCCCTGACACACGAGCGATTGACCAATCCCGTATTGGCCGAGTGCTGACGGGCAATGCTGCAGATCTGCAGGGTGGGCCTGCTATTGAAGCCCTGTTCATTCAAAACACCAATCCGGCGGTGGTTGCACCGGAAACACGCCTGGTGCTGCAAGGGCTGGCACGTGATGACCTGTTTAGCGTTGTGCACGAGCAGTTCATGACTGAAACGGCTGAATATGCCGATATCGTTCTACCCGCAACCATGTTTCTCGAGCACGATGATATCTACACGGCCAGTGGTCATACGCATCTGCAAATTGGTCAGAAGCTGATCGACGCTCCGGGCGAATGCCGCAGCAATCATGCCCTGATGCAGGCACTGGCTGAACGGCTGGGACTGTCGCATGCCGGTTTTCAGCTCAGCGAGCGGGAACTGATCAACGACATGTTGTTGTCATCGGGTCTGCCCGACTTTGATGCGGTGCTCGCCAGTGGTGGGCTGGACTGTGCTCATGCCTCGTTCCGCGATGCCAATTTTCTCAATGGCTTCGGCACTCCTGACAAACGATTCCATTTTTCGCCTGACTGGTCCTCTGTGGGCAACAATACCGAGGGTATGCCGGCGTTTCCTGATCACTGGGCCGTGATTGATTCGGCGACAGAGGCGTGTCCGCTGCGACTGGTGGCAGCTCCTGCCAGACAGTTTCTGAATTCAAGTTTCACCGAAACTCCGTCGAGTCGTCGTATGGAAAAGAAACCATTGGCCAGGTTGCATCCGGACGATATGGCCTGCTACGGCATTGAAGACGGTGCGCTGGTAACGCTGGGTAACGATCAGGGCGAGGTGAGTCTGGAGGCCATGGCGTTTGATGGGGTGCAGCCGGGCACGGTTGTCGTTGAAAGCCTGTGGCCAAACCGGTATTTTGCAGGAGGTCTGGGAATCAACACGCTGGTCAGTAGTGAGCCGGCACAGCCTGATGGTGGCGCAGTTTTTCATGACACAGCGGTGTGGGCAAGGCCTGGCAGCTGA
- a CDS encoding DUF1800 domain-containing protein translates to MSGRWLIGALLSVILVLNGCSDGGVVIDNADSGSNPGSSSGGSSGSGNGDGTPTGGDLSEPDGGGPTGELPPVTSVSNLDPDDVEASRLLAQATFGATLADIATVKESGFEEWIDEQISLPVSLTEPYTRANSNGSSGAERHEVWWNNVLEQPDQLRQRVAFALSEIFVVSDLDYLLANNQWGMASYYDMLSRNAFGNYRDLLEDVTLHPVMGVFLSMVRNEKANVEENIRPDENYAREVLQLFSIGLYELNNRGEALPLASPVPAYSQDQVEEFARVFTGWNYDLVTSWETINLGGGDTFTTPMVPDERFHDTGSKNLLNGAVAPAGLNVREDMAFALDNIFQHANVGVLISKQLIQRLVTSNPTPDYVERVVTVFNDNGAGERGDLAAVVKAILLDDEARNGYLDNPDFGKLREPVVRLAHLWRALDGTPGPLADDVHNTPDFTLNRVDEMTGQEVMQAPSVFNFFDPDHPVVPSGTTLSPELQIMTEANLAATHNNYHHQVYRFNDRSDLSDDNPRVTVINLQPLVDLAADPDKLLDWYNLVLFGGSMPDTMRQTLFDYIGNLGSDDAGRFAAVQDSLFMLLVAPQYHLQR, encoded by the coding sequence ATGTCTGGCCGCTGGCTGATCGGCGCTCTGCTGAGCGTGATTCTGGTGCTAAATGGCTGCAGTGACGGCGGTGTTGTCATCGACAATGCAGATTCAGGCAGCAACCCGGGCAGTAGCTCAGGTGGCAGCTCGGGCAGCGGTAATGGTGACGGTACGCCCACCGGCGGTGACCTGTCAGAACCTGATGGTGGCGGACCGACTGGTGAATTGCCACCCGTGACCAGCGTCTCCAACCTGGATCCGGATGACGTTGAGGCCTCACGCCTGCTCGCACAGGCCACCTTTGGCGCCACCCTGGCGGATATCGCCACTGTAAAAGAATCAGGCTTTGAGGAGTGGATTGACGAGCAGATAAGCCTGCCGGTTTCTCTGACAGAGCCCTACACACGGGCAAACAGCAACGGCAGCAGCGGCGCGGAACGTCATGAAGTCTGGTGGAACAATGTTTTAGAGCAACCTGACCAGCTACGCCAGCGAGTCGCCTTCGCATTGAGCGAAATATTCGTGGTCTCCGACCTGGACTATCTGCTGGCCAACAATCAGTGGGGCATGGCCAGTTATTACGACATGCTCAGCCGCAACGCATTCGGCAATTATCGTGACTTGCTCGAAGATGTGACCCTGCATCCGGTGATGGGTGTATTTCTGAGCATGGTCCGTAATGAAAAAGCCAACGTGGAGGAGAACATTCGTCCTGATGAGAACTACGCACGCGAAGTGTTGCAATTGTTCTCAATCGGTCTCTACGAACTGAATAACCGCGGAGAAGCTCTGCCACTGGCCAGTCCGGTACCCGCCTATTCGCAGGATCAGGTAGAGGAATTTGCGCGCGTTTTCACGGGCTGGAATTACGATCTGGTGACTTCCTGGGAGACTATAAACCTGGGCGGTGGCGATACCTTTACGACCCCCATGGTCCCTGACGAACGATTTCACGACACGGGCAGCAAAAATTTGCTTAACGGTGCCGTTGCACCCGCAGGGCTCAACGTACGCGAGGACATGGCCTTCGCACTCGATAACATTTTCCAGCACGCGAATGTGGGTGTACTGATCTCCAAACAATTGATCCAGCGTCTGGTCACCAGCAATCCCACACCTGACTATGTAGAGCGTGTCGTCACTGTCTTCAACGACAACGGCGCCGGAGAGCGAGGCGATCTGGCCGCTGTCGTCAAGGCCATCTTGCTGGACGATGAAGCCCGCAATGGCTATCTGGACAATCCTGATTTCGGCAAACTGCGTGAACCGGTCGTGCGACTGGCCCATCTCTGGCGTGCACTCGATGGCACCCCCGGCCCATTAGCCGATGACGTACACAACACACCTGATTTCACACTGAACCGCGTTGATGAAATGACCGGTCAGGAAGTCATGCAAGCACCTTCAGTCTTCAATTTTTTCGATCCGGACCACCCGGTCGTACCCTCGGGCACCACGCTATCGCCCGAACTGCAAATCATGACTGAAGCCAATCTGGCGGCCACCCACAACAACTATCACCATCAGGTATACCGCTTCAATGACCGCTCGGATCTGAGTGATGACAACCCGCGTGTGACCGTTATCAATCTGCAGCCTCTGGTCGATCTGGCAGCGGATCCGGACAAACTGCTCGACTGGTACAACCTGGTTCTGTTCGGTGGTTCGATGCCTGACACCATGCGCCAGACCCTGTTCGATTACATCGGCAACCTGGGCTCCGATGATGCAGGTCGCTTCGCCGCCGTTCAGGACTCATTGTTCATGCTACTGGTCGCACCTCAATACCACCTACAGCGCTAG
- a CDS encoding DUF1501 domain-containing protein, which translates to MRNPIDKEKRRLLKTLAALPLGAGVSMMAGNGRANAATCDDARSLVCIFLAGGADSFNMFVPGGSSYTDYRNSRNELSVAESDLLTVSDAQQGEFGFNAMLPNLERLYSDNRLAVLSNTGTLIQPTTKDDYLGTVALPQSLFAHNTQQKLWQTGAGIVNGSNAFGWGGAISTHAANCNGNIAVAPAFSMSGSTDWLASADTNYVTLNADVAVQRMFGYDNISDWIPPARLSNVGRTLNELVAQGQDSGNPLIMRAIANAVGRASDATASLYTALEANPLPQMQYNGSNKLAKQLHLVARLIASREELGMQKQVFFVMMGGWDTHSDQVERMPDLLEGLNEAIGSFQDTIDGINMANSVTSFTASDFGRTLTSNGNGTDHGWGGHSFVFGGAVDGGRVIGDTPDYSASNNPDDAGEDDGSFAGRLIPKISVNQYAATLSRWMGVSEAELSEALPDLQNFAETDLGFMQS; encoded by the coding sequence ATGCGTAATCCGATCGATAAAGAAAAACGCCGATTGCTGAAAACTCTGGCAGCTCTGCCACTGGGTGCGGGTGTATCCATGATGGCGGGCAACGGCCGGGCCAATGCGGCAACTTGTGATGATGCCAGGTCACTCGTCTGCATTTTTCTCGCAGGTGGTGCTGACTCCTTCAATATGTTCGTGCCCGGTGGCAGTAGCTACACCGACTACCGCAACTCACGCAACGAACTGTCAGTCGCAGAGTCAGATTTGCTGACAGTCAGTGATGCGCAACAGGGGGAGTTCGGCTTCAACGCAATGTTGCCCAACCTTGAACGCTTGTATAGCGATAATCGACTCGCAGTACTGAGTAATACCGGCACACTGATTCAACCCACTACCAAGGACGACTACCTGGGAACCGTGGCCTTGCCACAATCGCTGTTTGCACATAACACGCAGCAGAAACTGTGGCAGACAGGCGCTGGTATCGTCAATGGCAGCAATGCCTTTGGCTGGGGTGGTGCAATCAGCACTCATGCGGCCAACTGCAATGGCAACATCGCCGTCGCACCGGCCTTCTCCATGAGCGGCAGCACCGACTGGCTGGCTTCGGCCGATACCAACTACGTCACCCTCAACGCCGATGTCGCTGTACAACGAATGTTTGGTTACGACAACATCAGTGACTGGATTCCACCAGCCAGACTCAGCAATGTTGGTCGCACGCTCAACGAGCTGGTGGCACAGGGCCAGGACAGCGGCAACCCACTGATCATGCGCGCCATTGCCAATGCCGTGGGACGAGCCTCGGATGCAACCGCATCATTGTATACAGCCCTGGAAGCCAACCCTTTGCCACAGATGCAGTACAACGGCAGTAACAAGCTTGCCAAGCAGTTGCACCTGGTAGCAAGGCTGATTGCCTCACGTGAGGAGCTGGGGATGCAGAAACAGGTATTTTTCGTGATGATGGGCGGCTGGGATACCCATTCTGATCAGGTAGAGCGCATGCCGGATCTGCTGGAGGGTCTGAACGAGGCGATTGGCAGCTTTCAGGACACCATCGATGGCATCAATATGGCCAACAGTGTCACCTCCTTTACCGCCTCGGATTTTGGACGCACCCTGACCAGTAACGGCAATGGTACAGACCATGGCTGGGGTGGTCACAGCTTCGTCTTCGGTGGTGCCGTGGACGGTGGCCGCGTCATTGGTGATACACCTGACTATTCTGCCAGCAACAATCCTGACGATGCCGGTGAGGATGATGGCAGTTTTGCCGGTCGTCTGATTCCGAAAATTTCTGTCAATCAATACGCCGCCACCCTGTCACGCTGGATGGGAGTATCGGAAGCCGAGTTGAGCGAGGCCCTGCCCGATCTTCAAAACTTCGCAGAAACAGATCTGGGCTTCATGCAAAGCTGA